The following nucleotide sequence is from Fructobacillus americanaquae.
CCCGAAAGGCTGGATCTGCCAACGCCTCTGTTTCGCGTTGAAATTCAGCCAAAAAGTTTTCCATAAAAGCAGACCGTCGTTGACCCTCAGCTTGTCCAGCCGGCGTATTGAGTTGGTCGGCTAATTTCAATAACTTTTCATAAAAGTGATTAACAGAAGTTGTTTGATGGTGGCGGTACTGGTCCTTATTTTTTAGTGCGACCGGTTTAATCTCCGGATCATACAGAGGGTGACCCTTTTGCCCACCATAGGCAAAGGTCCGAGCAATCCCGATGGCTCCCAACGCTTCCAAACGATCAGCATCCTGCACATACTGCCCTAATAAGGGAAGGTCATAATGCTTTTGCAGGTTGGCGGAATAAGACAGATGGGTAATCGTTTCAGCAACCAACGCCTGGCCAATCGGTGCAATCCCAGACTGGCGAAGTAAGGTTTCAACTAAAATTGTCTGGGCAGCAACGTCAGCGACCACCTTATCATCAATCGTATCGTGAAGCAGGGCCCCGGCCTCTAGGACTGCCTGGTCTTGTTCACTGACCTGACCATGGTCATCTTCATAAAGGGCAACTGCTAACCGAGCCACTTGCTTAGCGTGCAAAAAATCATGCCCCGAGGTGTCGTTTTTCAATGTTGCTCTTGCAAAGTTTCGAATCGCTGTTAAGTCAATCACCACTAGCTATCCCTCCTATTCAAAAACGTTCC
It contains:
- a CDS encoding HD domain-containing protein, which translates into the protein MVIDLTAIRNFARATLKNDTSGHDFLHAKQVARLAVALYEDDHGQVSEQDQAVLEAGALLHDTIDDKVVADVAAQTILVETLLRQSGIAPIGQALVAETITHLSYSANLQKHYDLPLLGQYVQDADRLEALGAIGIARTFAYGGQKGHPLYDPEIKPVALKNKDQYRHHQTTSVNHFYEKLLKLADQLNTPAGQAEGQRRSAFMENFLAEFQRETEALADPAFRVQ